CCACGCTGCTCTTACTGATCCAGTCTTTGAACTCACTGTGACTTTCCAAATGTTTAACATGGGCtggaacacaaaatcatttgtCTGTAATTTTCCATTTGGATGGTGTACATCTGTTTGGTGGTACTCCATATTTTGATAAGACACCTCTAATATCCAACCACTGTTTTTCTACTGGGTTGCTGATacattttactgtaaaatgaaGACGAAATTAAAATCACTGTAAAAACGCAGGCAGGGATATTACAGGTCAGTTTGCGCACAGACACTTTCAATTGAGATGTCGAGAAAGCTTTGGCTGCCAGGGTCATTGGGGTcaacctgtaaaaaaaaaaaaaaaaattcaaaagtaaGGTCAAAGTCTCTATATAGGCAATTGGACTTGAATTGTATATTTCCCGATAAATGTTAGAAACAAATCTTTTCCCTCCACAAAGCTTTGTGCTCACAGATTCAATGCCAAAAGATTGTATATGAAAAACATTGTGCCAAAGAACAAGGGTGAAGTGAAAAGCAACAATAAGGCTTGAGAAATACTGTAAATGCTAAGGCGACGTGATGTGTTCTTCAAAATAATATCCAATCTTGGTACGATGGTTTTCTTAAACGCAACAGAACAAAGGcctacatttgttttattttttagtgtGCAGAAATCGCCTTATTGCCATTTACGTTTGTGTTAGCACCTATGCTAGCTATTTTAGCACAGTGACAGTTCATGTATAACAAGCAATGAAAACGACAATGTTGCGCGAGTGTGTTTCATAACCGAGTGGGACGCAAAGTGATAATGATGTAGAGTCATTTAGATCATACAATCAGACACATGAAGTCATTGCTGCTTGATGACCAAGCCTTTGCTCATCTGCTCTTGCTTTCATGTGTTCATTAGTTGGCCTTATATGTAGATAAGTGATGATTCCATTGTGATTTGTTGGAGTACAGCTATTCAGGGGCTTGAGAAAAAATTCCCCCCGGCTGCATGTGTAGTAATTAACAAGTACTGATAACATGTCTGGTGTTGCTACTTAGGAAAAAGTGTATCATGAGTAGTGCAGcctgtcaaaatattttcaaacattcACACCACAGTGTCAAACATATATTTTGGTGTAGGTAAGAGTGTATGAAAAAGATATTTTGAATAGACAGCAATACTAGGATGAAAGCCTAACACGGGAATAAATTCATTACATCGTTTGCGAAGAATTCGAATAAATATCAGCGACGTTATATGGACAACAATTACTTGATTGATTGGGTTTATTCTTAGGATATTTCTTTTACAATTCAGATGACatgttacagaatatatttcacGTTTGGAGAAAATATTCTTTTAGTTATGCAGTatatcaatatttttgttgttcatACTAAACTGATTATAACGgtaaaactgaagaaaaataaaagggagGGCAGATGATGTTAAAGTGCAATTAAGGTGTTTACAATAATGGTACTAGAAGCATTTCTGTATGTAACATACATGGTTACATACATTGTTTACATGGCTTGTGTGTCTTATTCTAACACCCCCATTGCAGTAATTTttgcaataaatatttttgtttaaacaaAGCCACTGCCTATCCAACACTAGCAAGTGACAGCATAGCGCTAACTTGACAAATGCTAACCTCTTCCATTAGAAAAAAGGTTTGGGAATAATGAGCGaattaaatgtaaattttaaatgcaaattagAGAAGTGAATTAAATTGTATTAATTTGCAAGAATGTAGGTGATGAAAAGgtttaaaaatatcaaatttcaAATATAAACAGATTCAGAAAGGAAGAGAATTAAAGAAAAGTTTGGTAGATATCCAGAAATGTCTCAGTAAATTTACcagaaatgtttcatttcaacCCTTTAGTgtcgttgaaaaaaaaaaaaagagagatctTCTCGTCCTTAAGAAACGtgaaagacacacaaacaaaacaatcctgGCAACAATATTGAGGACCCCTGCACAATTTCATCATATTCAATAAGAGAGCtataaaaaaagtcacatccTGCTTCAAAGACATCAAATTAAAAGTTGCGTTGTTGTAAACTTTGTTCTTCAGGTGTGCTTAATGTTGTGCCACTTTAGTTGGAATAATACCATCAGGACAATCGCCATAAGGACAGTTAGAGAAATACAATTTGGTTGACTGTCTCTTTGTATCCATGTATGTAATCTCCaagcaaattgaaaaatgtcatttcggtcctatctatttatttgtatacatTTCTGATCATTGTATGCTATATAACCAGTTTGGTGGACAACTTTAGATCAATCAGGTTTCAATATGATGTACAGTTCATAAATACTAAGCAATTCATATGtattgtaataaaataaatacatccccaaaaatcaatgcatttttttttttttgtatttcttgttttAGAGAAAAATCTGAaggaggcggccattttgccacttgttgtcgattgaaaatgacatcacagttccTAAGGCTCAACTTGCgaatgtcacatgacccaACTGAGGAACAATTCTCAATATTAATCAGATGGCCATGATTAGACTTGTGGCGccacataaaacatttttttttttgtacttgagATTCCCCTTGAatcttttaattatttttttttttacacgtttTATTTCCAACTAGAGTAATTCAGTAATTTCATGGCATGTCTAAATTGTAATCAACTTGCAACAAGCGGATACTTTCCTCTGTCTGAAAAGGACATATCATACTCCACTGTCaccatggaaacaaaatggtATGAGACATTCCTGTTGACTCCCTCCGACTCCCTCACTCAACGTAACATTGAAAAATATTCCCTGGCAGTAAGCTCATTGCTACGTACGTATTGACTGAATGTATGTGCATGCAGATATGTACACTCATGAATAGCATAACAACAATGATGCTTAGTTATTGCacaatccacacacacacacacacaccagctgCATCTGTTTCACACTCATCCTGGGCTCTTCCTTTTTCATCGCCATCCACACCGCCATAACCGTCTCAACGCCTTTCCCCTCTCGTCCTACGTCTGTGCTCTCACAGACacgttgccatggaaactgGCTACAACTGCAGGGCTCCAAACGATAAGATTGGCATACGCACGGTGGCACTGAATCGCTAATTCATTATTACACAAGACACTGTAAGGATGTCCAATGCTATTCAAGCTGTGCAGACATGAAACGGGAACAGTAGTGAATTGGGAACAAAGCTGATATTGATGTTCAAATTGTGACAAAAATTGGACAGCAAAGAATATTGCATAATTCCATCCATTTCGACAGCGGGCGTCACTTCTCAGCATGTTTGTCATCAGCACTTTAAAAGAAGGCAGAAAATAGCTTGAGTGAGGTGTGGGCGAAGCCAGCGGCTTAAGAGGGTGCACAGAGGTGACAAATGAAGGTGTCCATCAACACAGTGCACTCTCAACTCCATTTGCACGACTCGTGCTGATCATATTTGTTCTCTTCATCCGATGTGATTTGCAATCAGCCAGGGGAACATAAATGCATAAATATCTGCTAATAGAAGAGCGGCGAGGATCAACAGATGTTTACAACTTTGGCATCTTTTGGACtgaatttgactttttgtttcttgatCCAAATGCTTTGTGTCAgtgtacatatttattttacatacaGGTCAAAAGGGACATCAAAATTACgactcaaaaaaacaacaaccccaaAATATTACCAAGAATGGAAATGGAATcaaatttgtgaaaatgttCCAAAGGCACCATTTTGCTTTCTTGACTCTTCAATAAACGTAAGGGACGATCCTGTAGGGGACACGTCGACAATATGCGTCCCATGCAAGTCCATATTTGGCTCTGCAGTGTTTCTCGTCACGAGCTTCGCGGTGAATCAGCAAGATGGTGAAATAAATCACGTAAAAGTATGGCAGAAGATGTGAGAATCCTAACAAAAGAAGCAGatgattatatttatattttcttctcCAGGTTTACAGTGTCATCATTTCCCGcgttttttctgttttagatggaacatccattttctttgaaCCATCAGGGGTTGTTCCCATCCATCGTTCTTCCTTCTGCTCACATTTCTATTTCTTTCTTCCCAACTTTTGTACTTCTCAATTACAAAAGCAGCAAAGCAATGAGTCACGTCGTATTTGATGTGTCAGCAGCAACAAAAGGACTGACAGCCTCCATTTGTCTGCATGCTAGACAGGAAGAATGAAACCAGACCTTCAATGGAGTCTAGCAACTATTTATCTGATCATTTTAGGAAGTGAGGGAATATTCGACTGTGGGTTGCAAACTGAAAAGGATCAATCACTGAAAGTAGGGTTATTTGTCACCATGCACTTTTTGGTCTTCTTCTAAAATTGGATAATCAATTGTAAGGATAGGCAAGATTTATTCTTggataaaatgtcaaatgcatGATGGAGTGTTCTTACCACAAGGCAAAGACCAAGCCAAAGCCATGAGGAGATCACCCAAGTAATTGGGATGACGGACAAGACCCCACCAACCAGACACCAGCAAACGTTTCCCTGTTGCTGTGGCGATGGTCTCCAGCCCTGCGATCATGCACGCCGCAATCACTTCAACTGATTAGCATCTCACAAGCTCACAGGCAAACACTCTTGATAGCAGAAATGAAGCCTCAGAGTTTCTTGatgaattataaaaaaatatagtgATTCGTACTGACTTGCAACACTTGGATGTGTAGGGTTTCTCCTGAATTGATTCTTCTGCGAGTTGGATTTTCGGAAAATGTAATATCCAATACCTAAAGGGCAAAGAGGATGAGTGGTATCTTAAAAATGGAAAGACAATATATATTGTAAAAGTGAGAATTATACGTTCACCATTTAGAGTTATTATGACTGCAACTTTCAGTAGACTTAGAGCTTGAGGATGTTCAACCAGAAAGGCCGCCTGAAGGCTGTATGTGAAGGGAACCCAGGTCAGGTCACCGAAGACCAGCATGAAACCAAAACCATCGTGCACAATGTCCATCGTGCTCAAAACTGCCTCCTATCAACAAACAGATGACATGTCAAGGGCCAATCCCAATTTCACTACTTCGAACAAAATCCAATCTCAAGAAATTAGTTATtctttggttttttttaatcattttaatttgaataatgtattcatttattatcaATCCCATCAATTAATTTTTATGactttaatcattttaataatttattatttttgtaattaattttaaaaaatcatttgaaatatcCCAGGTTAAAACAGACAACTATGCATGGAatttcccccccctttttttattttgtgggtGTGGCTTCTATTCAGGTGTGCTCAATAGTTTGGAAATTGCGGCGACGCCTGATATCCTACCTCGTTCCACAGAGCGTCAGCCACATACAACAACTGAAAACTGTTGACTAGGATCATGGCGAGTGAGGGGGAGCCTCGGCGCTCCACTTCTTGCATCAGCATACCAAGGTTGATGAGCACCTGAAAGAAAGTTTCATGGTAAGGTATTGCGTTTCACTTTTTCTATAATAGTGCGGTGCACTTTGTAAACATGAGTTAGGTCACGCCGATGGAATAAGTGGCCTCATACGCACAATAAGCGCATGCTATGATTTATTCATCTATGCcctgaatttaaaaatatcatctttgctttattttgtttttacctcctctttctctcgcAACATTAATCAATATAAATATCTCAATTGAACTGAGTTTATCCACTTACATGAACTGCACATGactctgaaaatgaaaatgcatacTGGACCAAAACAAGATCATATATTGATGTTCCATCTGCTCCATGTCACGCTTATGTTTGTGTCACGTGCTGATAAGATCTCAGCAAAGGGCACAGCTATTTATCATCCTTTTCCAGATGCATTTTGGaaatgaagacttttttttaggtgCTGGGACAAAATTTAGCTGAAGCAACACAAATCTGAATACTGTGAAgaactatttatgtttatTAACAAATTATATGATTGCTCACAGAATTTTGATGAGTTTAAAGGGTCTCATAATTATATCCTGActcctccccctttttttttcatttaaggAAACACAAGAAGcttctttttgacattttagacCATTGTCCAGGTAAGCAGGTGatgcaatttaatttttatataaACTTAATGACCAATGTCATAGAAATTAAATATCTCATTTAGAGAGGTTAATCTGCTcaatataaatttaaaaactgtGTTGAG
The sequence above is drawn from the Syngnathus acus chromosome 14, fSynAcu1.2, whole genome shotgun sequence genome and encodes:
- the tm7sf2 gene encoding delta(14)-sterol reductase TM7SF2, which translates into the protein MRSKSQAPNAFNNTEREFGGTLGAVCIPIFLPLTVLYLICVSRSPDAALLQWPPPLPSLDQLWDPLAPFLLLGWIALHALLYLLPLGKISEGLVLTDGTRLKYPINGLHSLCISSALLMLLLMFGAPLGHLFQLMLPLAMCAIGLSFMLSIYLYVCSFWAPPHALALGGNTGNPLYDFFIGRELNPRIGHFDLKYFCELRPGLIGWVLINLGMLMQEVERRGSPSLAMILVNSFQLLYVADALWNEEAVLSTMDIVHDGFGFMLVFGDLTWVPFTYSLQAAFLVEHPQALSLLKVAVIITLNGIGYYIFRKSNSQKNQFRRNPTHPSVARLETIATATGKRLLVSGWWGLVRHPNYLGDLLMALAWSLPCGFSHLLPYFYVIYFTILLIHREARDEKHCRAKYGLAWDAYCRRVPYRIVPYVY